The genomic region TCTTCCGCGATGAGCTCAACGCCGTCAATCAGTCGCGTCTGAAGATAGAAGCGGATCTGCGTCGGGCGTTGGAGAACAATGAGATCCACGTCTGGTTCCAACCCAAGGTCGACCCCTTGAGCGAACGCATCGTCGGCGCCGAGGCGCTGGCGCGCTGGGTCACCGCCAACAACGAGATCATCAGCCCGGACAAATTCATTCCGCTGGCCGAAGAGATCGGCTTGATTTTGCCGTTGGGCCGTCATGTGTTGCGGCAGGCGTGCGAACAGGCGGTGGGGTGGCCGCAGCGGGAGGAGGGCGAGCTGAGCGTGTCGGTCAACCTCTCCATCAAGCAGTTCAAGGATCCCAATCTGGTGGCCTCGGTGAGCGAGATCCTTGACCAAACCGGCCTGCCGCCTGCGCGACTGGAGCTGGAGATTACCGAAAGCGCCGCCATGATGGACGCGCAAAAGGCGCGCGAGATCGTCGAGCAGTTGCGCAATCTGGGCATTCAGATCGCCATTGACGACTTCGGCACCGGCTACTCATCGTTGAGTCATCTGCGTCACTTCCCGGTGCAGACCCTCAAGATTGACCGCTCCTTTATTCGCCATCTCACCACCGACGAGCGCTCCGCTTCCATCGTTGCCTCCATGTTCCACTTGGCCAACGCGCTGGAGATCAAGGTGGTGGTGGAGGGGGTGGAGACCCGCGAGCAGCTGGACAAACTCGGCCCCATCGGCGACGCCCTGATTCAGGGTTATCTGTTCAGTGCGCCCCAGGCCGCCCACGACTTCTCCCGCGTGTTGCACAATATGGATGCTCCTGTGGGGCGAGCCTGAGACGACGGGCGGCGATGCGCTGATATAGTCGCGAGCATTTAAAAGTGCACATATGGGCGCTGAAAGATGTCGAGGGCTGCGCCCTTGAGCTCCCAAAGGCCACACCCGCTGGGGGCGCGGCCCCCAGACCCCGCCGCCGACCAGTCGGCGGCCAATATTGTCAGTTGGAATCAGAATCGGACAGTTTGGGTATTGGTCATGAAAGATATCGAGGGCAGCGCCCTCGAGCTCCCAAAGGCCACACCGTGGGCGCTGCCCACACCCGCTGGGGGCGGCCCCCAGACCCCGCGGCCGACCAGTCGGCGGCCAATAGTCAGCGCAAGCTGGGCCTACGTCACGCAAACATTGGCCATTCTGAGCAGTTTTGGTATTTAGACTGGATCTTCATTGAGATAGCGCCGGGGGAGTCTGGGGCTCAGGCGCGTCAGCGTCTCATAGGGGATGGTCTCCATCCACGTCGCCATCTGCTCCAGCGTCACCGCCGCGCCCGCGCCGTCATCGCCCATCAAAATCACCTGGTCGCCCGTCTGCGCTTGGGGGATTTTCGTCACCTCCACCGCAATCAGATCCATGCACACCCGTCCGCGCAGCGGCGCGCGCTGGCCGTGAATCAACATCTCGCCACGATTGGAGAGGCGGCGGCTGTAGCCATCCGCATACCCCACCGGCAGGATGGCGATACGCGCATCGTGGGGCGTGGTGTAGGTGTGGCCATAGTGCAGCGGCGTACCGGCGGGCAGGTCGTGAATCTGCAGAATATGCGTAATCCAGCGCGCCACCGGCTGGAGACCATCCGCCGCCGCCGTGCGCTGCGGATGAAACGGCGAGGCGCCGTAGAGCATGATGCCGGGTCGGATCCATTGGCGCTGCGCCTGGGGCAGGCTGAGCAGCGCAGCGCTGTTGCAGGCGGAGACGGTCAGATCGGCGCGGGTTTGCAATGCGGGGTGGGCCAGCAGGCGCTCCAGCTGCTCGACCTGCTTGGCGTTGGCGGCGCGCTCGGGTTCGTCAGCGCAGGCGAAGTGGGTCAGCACCCCGCCCAGTTCGACCCCAGGCGCGGCGTCGATGTGGGCGATGAGCTCGGGCGTGGCGCTGGGCTCGGCGCCCAGGCGCGCCATGCCGGTGTTCACCTCAATATGCAGCGCCACGCTTTTGCCCAGAGCGGCGGCGGTGTGGCCGATGGCGTCGACCTGCTGGCGGTTCTCGATGCAGACTTGCAGATTCAGCTCGACAATTTGGCGCTCCAGGCCGGGGAAGTAGCCGGAGAGGATCAGGATGGGATGGGATATTCCGGCTTGGCGCAGAATCTCCGCCTCCTCCACCAGGGCGACGCAGAAGCCGTCGGCCAGATCGGCCAGGGCGTGGGCGCAGGGGACGGCGCCGAGGCCGTAGGCGTCGGCTTTGATGACGGGCCAGGCGGCGGCGTGGGGCGCGGCCTGTTTGGCGCGGTGGAGATTATGGCGCAGGGCGGGCAGGGAGATTTCGACCCAGGTGGGGCGGCCTGTTGAGTAAGCGTCCATGCCGGGAAGAGTCCTTATTTTCGATAGCTGACGTCGCGCGCGACACGTGAATATAGCGAGTCAAAACCAAAATTGCACAGACCGGCCAATGTTTGCGTGACGGAGATTGAGCTTGCGCTGACTATTGGCCGCCGACTGGTCGGCGGCGGGGTCTGGGGGCCGCGCCCCCAGCGGGTGTGGGCGGAGCCCACGGTTTGGTTGTTGATCTTGGGAGCTCGAGGGCGTAGCCCTCGATATCTTTCATGACCAATACCCAAACTATCCAATTCTGATTTCAACTGACAATAGAAGCACGGCTGCGCATGACAAGCACGAAACCAAACTAACGAGGGTCCAGGGAAATCGGATTTGTCCCAATTGGCCTGCCGGGTCGAGGGCAGAGCCCTCGTGGGTCCAGGGCAAAGCCCTGGTGGGGTTTGGGGCGAAGCCCCAATATCTCCAAGCATCCCCCTGTACAATACAACGCGGGTTTGGGGCGAAGCCCCAATATCTTTCATCGTCCAACTGATACAGAGTTCGGCGCTGTCATCATGTGGAGTAGGCGTCTATGCCAGTAAAAGTCCTAATTTTTGCTAGCTCACATTGCGCGCACAAGTAAATAGAAAGCACGGCTGCGCATGACAAGCACGAAACCAAACTAACGAGGGTCCAGGGAAATCATTTCCCTGGCGGGTGCAGGGCGGCGCCCTGCCGGGTCGAGGGCAGAGCCCTCGTGGGTCCAGGGCAAAGCCCTGGTGGGGTTTGGGGCGAAGCCCCAATATCTTTCATCGTTCAGCCATTTCGAGAGCCCGTCCGCGTCTCCATGGGGTTTGGGGCGAAGCCCCAATATCTTTCATCGTTCAACCATTTCGAGAGCCTGGTCGCGTCTCCATGGGGTTTGGGGCGAAGCCCCAATATCTTTCATCACCCTCGATCTGTAAAACCAACTTTATAGTTGGAACACATCCGCATCCCGCAGACCGATTTCGATATCCAGCTCCTTGGCCAGCGCCTGCAACGCGCTGCGCAGGCCATCAGGATTCGCCACGCTCTCCACTTCAATGACCATGCCATACACGGGTCGACCGGGGGCGCCGCCCACCTGGGTCTCCAGATCCACCACATTAGCGGCGTAGTCGGCCAGGGTTTGGGTGACGCGATAGACGATGCCGGGCTTGTCGGCGCCCATGACGTTGATCATGCAGCAGGAGCCGTCCTCGTGTTCGGCGGCGACGGGCGCGGCGTTGGCAATGGGGGCGGTGTGCAGATTGAGGCCCATGTCGCTGGCGATGGGGGCGAACAGGGCGTTCAGTCGCGCCAGGTCGACGCCGTCGCCCAGACGCAGCACCAGCATGACGGTGAATTGGCCGCGCAGGCGGGTCATGCTGGAGTCTTCGATATTGCAGCCGGTGTCGAACAGCACGCGGGTGATGCGCGCGACGATGCCGGGGCGGTCGGCGCCGGTGAGGGAGAGGAGGGCGAAATCAGCCATGGCGCGTCTCTTGCAATAAGGGTTGCGGACAGAATGGAAAACCGGGTGCGCGCCGTCGCCTATTGACGGAATTTCGACGCCCCGTATGGGCCAGAGGCGATACGGAGATCGCCAATCAGCGGCGCGCAGCCGCTATCCACCAACATGGAGCGCACAAGGCGCTCCGTCAAGCGTGAAGTCGAGGGTTAGCGCCATGCAAGCCGTAATGAAAGCCCCCTACAATCGCGAACAGCAACTGCTTCTGGCCGCCGGCGGCGGCATCCTGGCGGTGGTGTTCGGGGTGGTCGCCTGGCAGATGGTCATGGGACCGTCAACGCCGGAGATGTCAGTCAAGGACGTGACGCCGAAACCGGTGGTGATTCGCACCGATACCGATGCGGCGCGCGAAGGGCGCGGCAACTCCTGGTTGGCGGAGATGAAGAAGGCGCCGATCTTCAGTGCGCAACCGGCGCGCTCCGACGCCCCGGCGGTGACCGAGCCCAGCAACGTCATCGTCAGCGCCAGCTCCGATGCGGCCACCGACACCGACCCGATTCAGGCGGCGCCGCAGGTGAAGCCGCCGGAGGATATCCTGGGCAAATGGGCGCGCATGGCCGGGTTGGATCAGGATGAGCCCAAGCCCGCCGACGCCGACGCCGCCAGCGCCAACTATGCCCGCGCCGACAATCAGCGCTATGAAACCCTGAATGTGAATCCCATGCCGGTGAATCCGGAACCGGCCCGCGTGGGCCGCACCGCGCCGGGCAAAGCTGAGATGGCTCCGGCGCAGACCCCCAGCGCGCGGGAGACTCCGGCGCATATCGCCTTCCCGGGTCTGGACCGACTGGTGCAGCAGAAAGCCGCCGCCGCGGCGCCCGTAGCGATGCAGCCCGCCGCGCAGCGCCCGGAAGTGGCGCCCAAGGCGATGCCGCGTCAAACCGCCGCAGCGCCCACGCGCACGCTGCCCAAACCGACGCCCTTCACCGCCGCCGCCAAGCCGCATTTCACCGCGCCCAGCTTCGGCGCGCCGCGGGTGACCAAGGCGGCGACCCCCGCCACCGGCTTTAGCGTGCAGGTGGGGGCGTTCTCCGACGCCGCTCGCGCCAATGCTTTGAAGGGGCGTCTGGCCAGCCTGCCGTTCCAGGGCGATGGCCTGGCGGCTTTCGTGATGCCGGTGAAGTCCGGCGCCCGCACCATCTACCGCGTGCGCCTGGGGCCCTTTGCTGATCGCGGTCTGGCCACCAGCGCCATGGCTTACGTGCGTAAGCAGGCGGGCGTGAAGGGGACCATGATCGCCCCGGGCCGCTAAGGCCCGGATCAAGAGTTTTGCACACACAATAATAACAGGATCGTCGTTCAGCACGGATGCTGACTGAATTGAACCCGCCCGGGCTCTCTACCGGGCGGGTTTTTTGTTGCCTGCTTGCAGGCTCGGGATTGCGTGTTGTGGCGGCGATTCTCGCCCCATATTATTTTGTCCGCCAGAATCCCGACATATACTGAATTATGTTAGATAACATTGAAATTATAAGAAATTTTTCGTGCTAGGCGAGTGGCACGGGTGATGCATCTTAACCAGTGCCCGGGTATTGTCTGGGCAAGAGTGTCAAATAAACGACTGTGGAGAGAGAGCATGTCCGACTTCGGCCTTCTAGGGTCCAGCGGCGCCTTTAAAGCCAACCTGCTGGAGCTGCGTAAACGGCGCCAGGACATCATCGCGGCCAATATCGCCAACGCCGACACCCCCGGCTACAAAGCGCGCCGTCTGAGCTTTGAAGAGGAGTTGTCCAAAACCCTGCCGCGCGGC from Magnetofaba australis IT-1 harbors:
- the alr gene encoding alanine racemase, with product MDAYSTGRPTWVEISLPALRHNLHRAKQAAPHAAAWPVIKADAYGLGAVPCAHALADLADGFCVALVEEAEILRQAGISHPILILSGYFPGLERQIVELNLQVCIENRQQVDAIGHTAAALGKSVALHIEVNTGMARLGAEPSATPELIAHIDAAPGVELGGVLTHFACADEPERAANAKQVEQLERLLAHPALQTRADLTVSACNSAALLSLPQAQRQWIRPGIMLYGASPFHPQRTAAADGLQPVARWITHILQIHDLPAGTPLHYGHTYTTPHDARIAILPVGYADGYSRRLSNRGEMLIHGQRAPLRGRVCMDLIAVEVTKIPQAQTGDQVILMGDDGAGAAVTLEQMATWMETIPYETLTRLSPRLPRRYLNEDPV
- a CDS encoding glycine cleavage system protein R; the protein is MADFALLSLTGADRPGIVARITRVLFDTGCNIEDSSMTRLRGQFTVMLVLRLGDGVDLARLNALFAPIASDMGLNLHTAPIANAAPVAAEHEDGSCCMINVMGADKPGIVYRVTQTLADYAANVVDLETQVGGAPGRPVYGMVIEVESVANPDGLRSALQALAKELDIEIGLRDADVFQL
- a CDS encoding SPOR domain-containing protein; translated protein: MQAVMKAPYNREQQLLLAAGGGILAVVFGVVAWQMVMGPSTPEMSVKDVTPKPVVIRTDTDAAREGRGNSWLAEMKKAPIFSAQPARSDAPAVTEPSNVIVSASSDAATDTDPIQAAPQVKPPEDILGKWARMAGLDQDEPKPADADAASANYARADNQRYETLNVNPMPVNPEPARVGRTAPGKAEMAPAQTPSARETPAHIAFPGLDRLVQQKAAAAAPVAMQPAAQRPEVAPKAMPRQTAAAPTRTLPKPTPFTAAAKPHFTAPSFGAPRVTKAATPATGFSVQVGAFSDAARANALKGRLASLPFQGDGLAAFVMPVKSGARTIYRVRLGPFADRGLATSAMAYVRKQAGVKGTMIAPGR